The following coding sequences are from one Oligoflexus sp. window:
- the rfbD gene encoding dTDP-4-dehydrorhamnose reductase, which yields MEHKLELWAGIECTANRVQDTYFDQIKWSGHDARPDDLRRFAELGIRTLRFPILWERCYLSSGEFDWTWADERLALARELKMEPIVGFVHHGSGPPSTSLLDPEFPHKLSEFAAQFAQRYPWVKRYTPINEPLTTARFSGLYGVWYPHHRNDSSFLQILLNECLAIAASMRAIRQFIPDAELIQTEDMGRVFSTPFLAYQARFENRRRWLSFDLLFGRVTQEHPLWDYMLEYGIDENQLLELSENPCPPAVLGINHYLTSNRFLDERFEFYPPHARGGNKKHRYADIEAVRVGGECIYGPKELLREVWQRYRQPLAVTECHVGCTRDEQLRWLHEVWQSAHELKAEGVDIRAVTVWSLLGSYDWNSLVTRADGFYESGVYDVRGGEPRPTALAKLVKAINHGETYDHPALDTLGWWHREDRVLYPTTVPANAIGQKPNLLKQDRSRQIVITGSPGTLATAFGFICKRRGLQYRLLSHKDLDIADYNAVLACLKELRPWAVINAAGYVKVDEAEKNPDLCFRANVIGAEVLSQICAQMGIQFLTYSTDLVFNGQQNNPYNERDFTAPLNIYGQSKAMAESKVNDAHKEALIIRTSAFFGPWDEYNFLVQSLRQLSQGREIGAFRDQVVSPTYVPHLVDSSLDLLMDGEAGIWHLANHGVLSWYDFACEAAKLQGLNAKLIQPVDSSNVVHLAKRPKFSALGSERGQLLPKLDNALERFMTECRVAIQ from the coding sequence ATGGAACACAAGCTTGAGCTATGGGCGGGCATTGAATGTACCGCCAACCGCGTACAGGACACTTATTTTGACCAAATTAAGTGGAGCGGTCACGATGCTCGCCCCGATGATCTGCGTCGCTTCGCGGAACTCGGAATCCGAACTCTGCGTTTTCCCATCCTGTGGGAACGCTGCTATCTGAGTTCGGGTGAGTTTGATTGGACCTGGGCGGACGAGCGACTGGCGCTCGCCCGTGAGCTGAAGATGGAACCGATCGTCGGTTTTGTCCATCACGGCAGCGGACCGCCGTCCACCAGCCTTCTCGATCCGGAATTTCCCCATAAACTGTCCGAATTCGCTGCGCAGTTCGCACAGCGCTACCCCTGGGTCAAACGCTACACACCGATCAACGAACCTCTGACCACGGCCCGCTTCAGCGGGCTTTATGGGGTTTGGTATCCGCATCATCGGAATGACAGCAGTTTTCTGCAGATTCTTCTGAACGAGTGCCTTGCTATCGCAGCGTCGATGCGGGCGATTCGCCAGTTCATCCCGGATGCGGAGTTGATCCAAACTGAAGATATGGGGCGGGTCTTCAGCACGCCTTTCCTCGCTTATCAGGCGCGCTTTGAAAACCGCCGCCGCTGGCTCAGCTTCGATCTCCTCTTCGGTCGCGTGACGCAGGAGCATCCTCTTTGGGATTACATGCTCGAATATGGCATCGATGAGAATCAGCTCTTGGAACTGAGCGAAAACCCATGTCCACCGGCTGTTTTGGGCATCAATCATTATCTGACCAGCAATCGCTTTTTGGATGAGCGTTTTGAATTCTATCCGCCGCATGCAAGGGGTGGAAATAAAAAGCACCGTTACGCGGATATCGAAGCGGTGCGGGTCGGCGGTGAATGCATCTATGGACCGAAGGAACTTCTGCGGGAAGTCTGGCAGCGCTACCGCCAGCCCCTGGCTGTCACCGAATGCCATGTGGGCTGCACGCGTGATGAGCAGCTGCGCTGGCTTCATGAAGTCTGGCAATCCGCGCACGAGCTCAAGGCGGAAGGCGTCGATATCCGTGCGGTCACGGTTTGGAGTCTGCTCGGTTCCTATGACTGGAACAGCCTTGTGACCCGTGCGGATGGTTTTTACGAGTCAGGCGTTTACGATGTTCGTGGCGGCGAGCCGCGTCCGACCGCTTTGGCCAAACTGGTGAAAGCCATCAATCATGGCGAGACCTATGATCACCCTGCTTTGGATACGCTGGGCTGGTGGCATAGGGAGGACCGTGTGCTCTATCCGACCACGGTTCCAGCCAATGCGATTGGGCAGAAACCCAATCTTTTGAAGCAGGATCGCTCGCGGCAGATCGTGATCACGGGCAGTCCAGGAACGCTGGCCACCGCCTTTGGTTTCATCTGCAAGCGGCGCGGGCTCCAATATCGACTTTTGAGTCACAAGGATCTTGATATCGCGGATTATAACGCGGTGCTGGCCTGCCTGAAAGAGCTCAGGCCCTGGGCGGTGATCAACGCCGCGGGTTATGTGAAAGTGGATGAGGCGGAGAAAAACCCGGATCTTTGTTTCCGGGCGAATGTGATCGGCGCCGAGGTGCTGTCGCAGATCTGTGCCCAAATGGGCATTCAGTTCCTGACTTATTCCACGGACCTCGTGTTCAACGGGCAGCAGAATAATCCCTATAATGAAAGGGATTTCACTGCGCCTTTGAATATCTATGGCCAGTCGAAGGCCATGGCGGAAAGCAAGGTGAACGATGCCCACAAGGAAGCCCTGATCATTCGAACCAGCGCCTTCTTCGGACCCTGGGACGAGTATAATTTCCTTGTGCAATCCTTGCGTCAGCTGTCGCAGGGACGGGAAATCGGGGCCTTCCGGGATCAGGTGGTGTCGCCCACCTATGTGCCGCATCTTGTGGATAGCAGCCTTGATCTTTTGATGGATGGTGAAGCCGGAATCTGGCATCTCGCCAACCATGGGGTTTTGAGCTGGTATGACTTCGCCTGCGAGGCCGCGAAGCTTCAGGGCCTGAATGCCAAGCTCATTCAGCCTGTGGATTCATCCAACGTTGTGCATCTTGCAAAAAGACCGAAGTTCAGCGCCCTCGGGAGCGAACGCGGTCAGCTTTTGCCAAAACTGGACAATGCCCTGGAACGATTCATGACGGAATGCCGCGTCGCAATACAATAG
- the glf gene encoding UDP-galactopyranose mutase, with amino-acid sequence MTKKIAIAGAGFAGAVVARELAETGKYKIVVFESRPHLAGNCHTERDAETGVMVHQYGPHIFHTSREDVWKYVNRFAKFGPYTNRVKAVTARGVFSLPINLLTINQFFGKTFDPREAREFIGSLGDSSIEEPKTFEDQALKFLGRDLYENFFYGYTKKQWGVEPTELPASILSRLPVRFNYDDNYYVSRYQGIPIDGYTAIVEKILDHENIEVQLGEKFDPAFKDQFDHVFWSGPIDAYYNFELGRLQYRSLQFERFDAEGDYQGNPVINYCEARIPYTRITEHKHFAPWETHEKTVCFKEYSKLAEPSDTPYYPLRLQKDKELLRQYMDRIQGEPGITFIGRLGTYRYLDMHVVIGESLDLAKTCLGTSISDWPKFSASPL; translated from the coding sequence ATGACAAAGAAGATTGCAATAGCCGGGGCTGGTTTTGCGGGAGCTGTGGTCGCCAGAGAATTGGCTGAAACGGGAAAGTATAAGATCGTGGTGTTTGAATCACGGCCCCACCTCGCGGGGAACTGCCATACCGAACGGGATGCGGAAACCGGCGTTATGGTGCATCAGTACGGGCCGCACATCTTCCACACGAGCCGCGAGGACGTTTGGAAGTATGTGAACCGCTTTGCGAAATTCGGTCCTTACACCAACCGGGTCAAGGCTGTGACAGCGCGTGGCGTGTTTTCGCTGCCGATCAACCTTCTGACCATCAATCAGTTTTTTGGAAAGACCTTCGATCCCCGCGAAGCACGTGAATTCATCGGCTCTTTGGGTGATTCTTCCATTGAAGAGCCGAAGACCTTTGAAGATCAGGCCCTGAAATTTCTGGGGCGCGATCTTTATGAGAATTTCTTCTATGGCTATACGAAAAAACAATGGGGCGTGGAGCCCACGGAATTGCCGGCGTCCATCCTGAGCCGTCTGCCCGTGCGTTTCAACTATGACGACAACTATTATGTGTCGCGCTATCAGGGAATTCCCATCGACGGCTATACGGCCATCGTCGAGAAGATCCTCGATCATGAAAACATCGAAGTGCAGCTTGGCGAAAAATTCGATCCGGCCTTCAAGGATCAGTTTGATCACGTATTCTGGAGCGGACCGATCGATGCCTATTATAATTTTGAACTGGGTCGCCTTCAGTATCGCAGTCTGCAGTTCGAACGGTTCGACGCGGAAGGTGATTATCAGGGCAACCCGGTGATCAATTACTGCGAGGCCCGGATTCCCTACACACGGATTACCGAGCACAAGCATTTCGCGCCCTGGGAAACCCACGAGAAAACCGTGTGCTTCAAGGAATACAGCAAGCTCGCCGAGCCGAGCGACACGCCTTATTATCCGCTGCGCTTGCAGAAGGACAAGGAACTCCTGCGGCAGTATATGGACCGCATCCAGGGCGAGCCCGGCATTACCTTCATAGGCCGCCTCGGTACGTACCGTTACCTCGATATGCACGTTGTCATCGGCGAATCTCTGGATTTGGCGAAGACCTGTCTGGGCACCAGTATTTCCGACTGGCCAAAATTCAGCGCGAGTCCGCTCTGA
- a CDS encoding glycosyltransferase yields the protein MKNIMNAFDDISKPDLICFSHLRWNFVFQRPQHLMTRIARERRVFFFEEPIFTDESAARLHVYQDGENLYVATPHIPHGRDEVELNATMKELLTELMDSYEIAQHMSWYYSPMHLKHSYHLTPVVSVYDCMDQLANFKFAPQELPLLEQSLINKVDMVFTGGFSLYEAKRHLHRKVYPFPSSVDTTHFAKGRAVRQDPADQAHIPGPRFGFAGVIDERIDIELLDQVAAARPEWHFVMVGPVVKIDPASLPKRPNIHYLGGKPYEQLPEYLGGWDVAILPFARNEATRYISPTKTPEYLAAGRRVISTSIRDVVHPYADKNLVSIADDAATFIEKAEAILADQAGYDAWLERVDQFLTQNSWDKTYSDMWQLIHAQYIVQNVVQPSAVYGTQA from the coding sequence ATGAAAAATATTATGAATGCCTTCGATGATATCAGTAAACCCGATCTGATCTGCTTTTCCCACCTGCGGTGGAACTTTGTGTTCCAACGTCCCCAACATCTGATGACGCGCATCGCCCGCGAGCGCCGCGTTTTCTTCTTCGAAGAGCCTATTTTTACCGATGAATCGGCGGCCCGACTCCACGTCTATCAGGACGGCGAAAATCTTTACGTGGCCACACCTCATATTCCCCATGGCCGGGACGAGGTGGAACTGAACGCCACCATGAAAGAACTCCTCACGGAACTGATGGATTCCTATGAGATCGCGCAGCATATGAGCTGGTATTACAGCCCTATGCATCTCAAACATTCCTATCACCTGACGCCAGTCGTCAGCGTTTATGATTGCATGGACCAGTTGGCGAACTTCAAGTTCGCGCCTCAGGAGCTGCCGCTGCTTGAGCAAAGCCTGATCAATAAGGTCGACATGGTGTTCACAGGAGGCTTCAGTCTGTATGAAGCTAAAAGACACCTCCACCGCAAGGTCTATCCATTCCCGAGCAGCGTGGACACTACGCATTTCGCAAAGGGTCGCGCTGTGCGCCAGGATCCAGCGGATCAGGCCCACATCCCGGGTCCTCGTTTCGGCTTTGCCGGCGTGATTGACGAGCGCATCGACATCGAGCTTCTCGACCAGGTCGCTGCAGCCCGCCCGGAGTGGCACTTTGTGATGGTCGGTCCCGTCGTGAAAATCGACCCTGCATCCCTTCCGAAACGACCCAACATCCATTATCTGGGCGGCAAACCGTACGAGCAATTGCCTGAATACCTTGGGGGATGGGACGTTGCCATTCTGCCTTTCGCTCGGAACGAAGCGACCCGCTATATTAGTCCGACCAAGACACCAGAATACCTGGCGGCTGGTCGTCGCGTCATATCCACTTCGATCCGTGATGTCGTTCATCCCTACGCGGATAAAAACCTCGTATCAATTGCCGACGACGCCGCGACCTTTATCGAGAAAGCGGAGGCGATTCTCGCCGATCAAGCCGGCTATGACGCCTGGCTGGAACGCGTGGATCAATTCCTTACTCAAAATTCCTGGGACAAGACATATTCGGACATGTGGCAGCTGATTCATGCTCAATACATCGTCCAGAACGTTGTCCAGCCGAGTGCGGTGTATGGAACACAAGCTTGA